One Tessaracoccus lacteus DNA window includes the following coding sequences:
- a CDS encoding acyltransferase family protein produces MAAQRLVWIDRIRALGIIMVVTYHTEIALVSRGIDLIPGMWTWNAATSAMRMQIIIFVSGFLLERTLRKSWGVFLDNKLRTIAWPWFVWTSILAIFLVIGSWGFGGHTFGWQQVLDTYLSQYTYTWYLAYLFAFFVIARLLTPAIRAWSIPVLLVFAQWVGDYDGWHTRFPYMLALFFLGELVARHPRWWDVLQRSWVVALFVLVTVASLVAGPLGFKTWYTIWSVPGTVTFVALLVLLSDRITRPIGWLETIGREAIVFYASHLPFLKTASYLAVILGLGRWPATILILAAALGIPALLVKLRSRYRAVGWLYEWGPKSPAKPAVP; encoded by the coding sequence GTGGCCGCGCAGAGACTCGTCTGGATCGACCGGATCCGGGCGCTGGGAATCATCATGGTGGTGACCTACCACACGGAGATCGCCCTGGTCTCGCGCGGCATCGACCTGATCCCGGGCATGTGGACGTGGAACGCCGCCACGTCGGCGATGCGGATGCAGATCATCATCTTCGTGTCCGGGTTCCTGCTGGAGCGCACGCTGCGGAAGTCGTGGGGCGTGTTCCTAGACAACAAGCTGCGCACCATCGCGTGGCCGTGGTTCGTGTGGACGTCGATCCTGGCGATCTTCCTCGTGATCGGCAGCTGGGGCTTCGGCGGGCACACGTTCGGCTGGCAGCAGGTCCTCGACACCTACCTCAGCCAGTACACCTACACCTGGTATCTGGCCTACCTGTTCGCGTTCTTCGTCATCGCGCGGCTGCTGACCCCGGCGATCCGCGCGTGGTCGATCCCCGTCCTGCTCGTGTTTGCCCAGTGGGTCGGCGATTACGACGGCTGGCACACCCGCTTCCCATACATGCTGGCGCTGTTCTTCCTCGGCGAGCTCGTCGCCCGGCACCCGCGGTGGTGGGACGTGCTGCAGCGCTCGTGGGTCGTGGCGCTGTTCGTGCTTGTCACCGTCGCGTCGCTGGTCGCGGGGCCGCTGGGGTTCAAGACGTGGTACACGATCTGGTCCGTGCCGGGGACCGTGACGTTCGTCGCGCTACTGGTGCTGCTGTCGGACCGGATCACGCGACCGATCGGCTGGCTGGAGACCATCGGCCGCGAGGCGATCGTCTTCTATGCGTCGCACCTGCCGTTCCTGAAGACCGCGTCGTACCTGGCGGTGATCCTGGGCCTCGGCCGCTGGCCCGCGACGATCCTGATCCTGGCCGCGGCCCTGGGCATCCCCGCGCTGCTGGTGAAGCTGCGGTCCCGCTACCGCGCCGTCGGCTGGCTGTACGAGTGGGGCCCGAAGTCGCCGGCGAAGCCTGCGGTTCCCTGA
- a CDS encoding ABC transporter permease, with translation MSASVTGTIVEVRPHRRRWPASLTIGVVLLAFVAAVALVSLVWLPYELSDTSGSRLESPSAQHWLGTDKLGRDTFSYVMVGTRIALTVGLSSAVIAMVVGLVLGTAAAFLGGWIDDVASSLLDVVIAFPTLLLAMLIGATQGASLTSAVWSIGLAASAVVARLTRILAKRLLQQQFVTAARTSGTGWFGIIRLHLLPNMWPTLVVTAALIFGTAVLAEASLSYLGLGVPPPNSSLGRLLQGAQATVLNAPWAAIAPGVMIVAIVLGANFLADGLRERFDPTRRTRA, from the coding sequence ATGAGCGCGTCGGTGACGGGCACGATCGTCGAGGTGCGGCCGCACCGTCGACGGTGGCCCGCGTCGCTGACGATCGGCGTGGTGCTGCTCGCCTTCGTCGCCGCGGTCGCGCTCGTCTCGCTGGTCTGGCTGCCGTATGAGCTGTCCGACACTTCCGGCTCGCGGCTCGAGTCGCCCAGCGCCCAGCACTGGCTCGGCACGGACAAACTTGGCCGCGACACCTTCAGCTACGTCATGGTCGGCACCCGCATCGCCCTCACCGTCGGGCTGTCGAGTGCGGTCATCGCCATGGTCGTCGGCCTGGTGCTCGGCACGGCGGCGGCCTTCCTCGGAGGCTGGATCGACGACGTCGCATCGTCGCTGCTCGACGTCGTGATCGCCTTCCCGACGCTGCTGCTGGCCATGCTGATCGGCGCCACGCAGGGCGCGAGCCTCACGTCGGCGGTGTGGTCGATCGGCCTGGCGGCCTCCGCCGTCGTCGCCCGGCTCACCCGCATCCTCGCCAAGCGCCTGCTGCAGCAGCAGTTCGTCACCGCGGCCCGCACATCGGGCACGGGCTGGTTCGGGATCATCCGGCTGCACCTGCTGCCGAACATGTGGCCGACGCTGGTCGTCACCGCGGCCCTGATCTTCGGCACCGCCGTCCTCGCCGAGGCGAGCCTGAGCTACCTGGGTCTGGGCGTCCCGCCGCCCAACTCGTCGCTCGGCCGGCTGCTGCAGGGCGCGCAGGCCACCGTGCTCAACGCGCCGTGGGCGGCTATCGCGCCGGGCGTCATGATCGTCGCGATCGTGCTGGGCGCCAACTTCCTGGCCGACGGGCTGCGCGAGCGCTTCGACCCGACGAGAAGGACCCGCGCATGA
- a CDS encoding ABC transporter permease: MASYLVRRTAFLLLSFAAAMLLIFLLLRVLPGDPANALLSLDATDEQIAAARAQVGSDQPIGTQLLNWVGDVARLDLGTSFTSGTAVLPEITSRLGVTIPLTLISFVISVALASALGYYAAVRSHTRLGVAVAAVAQVGIAVPVFWIGILLVWIFALGLRLLPSGGFPREDWADPLDALRSLLLPICTIVIVMTASLVRYVRSAVLDVLDSDYLRNAQALGATPGEAFRRHGVRNASVPVISILGIELASTLLGTVVVESVFTLPGLGSMLTKAIETHDYPSIQGVLLVTTFLVLVIGFAADIVQRVVDPRLRSSLSGAHA; this comes from the coding sequence GTGGCTAGTTACCTGGTGCGGCGCACCGCCTTTCTCCTGCTCAGCTTCGCCGCCGCGATGCTGCTGATCTTCCTGCTGCTGCGCGTCCTGCCCGGCGACCCGGCCAACGCGCTGCTGTCTCTCGACGCGACCGACGAGCAGATCGCGGCCGCCCGGGCGCAGGTCGGCTCCGACCAGCCCATCGGCACGCAGCTGCTCAACTGGGTCGGCGACGTGGCCCGTCTCGACCTGGGCACGTCGTTCACCTCCGGCACGGCGGTGCTGCCCGAGATCACCTCCCGGCTGGGCGTGACGATCCCGCTGACCCTCATCTCCTTCGTCATCTCGGTGGCGCTGGCCTCGGCGCTCGGCTACTACGCGGCGGTCCGCTCCCACACCCGGCTGGGCGTGGCGGTCGCGGCCGTGGCGCAGGTCGGCATCGCGGTGCCGGTGTTCTGGATCGGCATCCTGCTGGTGTGGATCTTCGCTCTGGGTCTGCGGCTCCTGCCCTCGGGCGGCTTCCCTCGCGAGGACTGGGCCGACCCCCTCGACGCGCTGCGGTCCCTGCTGCTGCCCATCTGCACCATCGTGATCGTGATGACGGCGTCGCTGGTGCGGTACGTGCGCTCCGCGGTGCTCGACGTCCTCGACAGCGACTACCTGCGCAACGCCCAGGCCCTGGGCGCGACGCCGGGCGAGGCGTTCCGACGGCACGGCGTGCGCAACGCGTCGGTGCCCGTCATCTCGATCCTCGGCATCGAACTGGCCTCGACGCTGCTCGGCACCGTCGTCGTCGAGTCGGTGTTCACGCTGCCCGGACTAGGGTCGATGCTGACCAAGGCCATCGAGACCCACGACTACCCGTCCATCCAGGGGGTCCTGCTCGTGACGACGTTCCTGGTGCTGGTGATCGGCTTCGCCGCCGACATCGTGCAGCGCGTCGTCGACCCGCGGCTCCGCTCCAGCCTCTCGGGGGCCCACGCATGA
- a CDS encoding NifB/NifX family molybdenum-iron cluster-binding protein produces the protein MIIATPVDAEGRAAGSWGRAHFVAIADVVDGAVAAWAVHEVAWDESHDSGTHGSHHARVVTFLREQGVQAVVVDHVGDGMQRMLGTMGIPILPATPGDAQASVLAAVAWAQT, from the coding sequence GTGATCATCGCAACCCCCGTCGACGCCGAAGGGCGCGCGGCCGGATCCTGGGGACGCGCCCACTTCGTCGCGATCGCGGACGTCGTCGACGGCGCCGTCGCGGCCTGGGCGGTGCACGAGGTCGCGTGGGACGAGTCGCACGACAGCGGCACCCACGGATCGCACCACGCCCGCGTCGTGACTTTCCTGCGCGAGCAGGGGGTGCAGGCGGTCGTCGTCGACCACGTCGGCGACGGCATGCAGCGAATGCTCGGCACGATGGGGATCCCGATCCTGCCGGCCACGCCGGGCGACGCGCAGGCCTCCGTGTTGGCCGCCGTCGCATGGGCGCAGACCTAG
- a CDS encoding ABC transporter ATP-binding protein: protein MSIDVADLTISLATSGRPLVEGLSFTLAPGERLGIIGESGSGKSVTIFSLLGLLPRGLVAGGSVEISGTQVVGARPAELRALRGAQAAIVFQEPATALDPLTRVGDLIAEPLARHRGLRGAELDEAVRAALREVSLPDDRRTVRSFPHEISGGQRQRVAIAMALACQPRFLLADEPTTALDVTVQAEILDLIRRLCDERGMGLIFVSHDLAVVAGIVDRALVMQHGHVVEEGPIVDLVNRPQHPYTASLVASARALEQALATGELP from the coding sequence ATGAGCATCGACGTAGCCGACCTCACCATCTCGCTGGCCACGTCCGGGCGCCCGCTCGTCGAGGGCCTGTCGTTCACCCTTGCGCCCGGCGAGCGCCTCGGCATCATCGGCGAATCCGGCTCCGGCAAGTCCGTGACCATCTTCTCCCTGCTCGGCCTGCTGCCCCGCGGGCTGGTGGCCGGCGGGTCGGTGGAGATCTCCGGCACGCAGGTCGTCGGCGCCCGCCCCGCGGAGCTGCGCGCGCTGCGCGGGGCCCAGGCGGCGATCGTGTTCCAGGAGCCGGCGACGGCCCTCGACCCGCTCACCCGCGTCGGCGACCTGATCGCCGAACCGCTCGCCCGCCACCGGGGGCTCCGCGGCGCCGAGCTCGACGAGGCCGTCCGCGCCGCGCTGCGCGAGGTGTCTCTGCCCGACGACCGCCGGACGGTCCGGTCGTTCCCGCACGAGATCTCCGGCGGCCAGCGGCAGAGGGTCGCCATCGCGATGGCGCTCGCGTGCCAGCCTCGCTTCCTGCTGGCCGACGAGCCCACCACCGCCCTCGACGTCACCGTCCAGGCCGAGATCCTCGACCTGATCCGTCGGCTGTGCGACGAGCGCGGGATGGGGCTGATCTTCGTCAGCCACGACCTCGCCGTCGTCGCCGGCATCGTCGACCGCGCGCTGGTGATGCAGCACGGCCACGTCGTCGAGGAGGGTCCGATCGTCGACCTGGTGAACCGCCCGCAGCATCCGTACACCGCGTCGCTGGTCGCCAGCGCGCGGGCGCTGGAGCAGGCCCTCGCGACGGGAGAACTGCCATGA
- a CDS encoding MFS transporter, translating into MPTSQERSRAFTHVLINSAAASLGTAFIWFGITFWAYLETRSVLATSFLGGAYMLGMAVLGVPFGGLIDRLRKHTAMMISAIATTAFFLLGGLIFLLVPADHLSDMGRPWFWIFSILILLGALVAMIRALALSTCVTILVDSEKRANANGLVGAVQGMTMLVVGMLSGLAIGQLGLGWTLFISIVAVVGSLIHLLLIQIPEPTIVHAEGTPKAVDFGAAWRAIVVVPGLIGLIIFSTFNNFLGGVFMGLLDPYGLELLSVEAWGILFGLCSIGFMVGGAIIARTGLGRLPLRTLLRACMAMWVVSALFTIRDQVWLLAVGVFLYMVLMPFIEASEQTLLQRVVPLEKQGRVFGFAQAVEVSAAPLSAFIIGPVAEFWLIPYAQSPEGVATWSWLIGTGRARGIALVFVLFSLVGLVLTAAVFFTRTYRRLNESYLAGDVNVDVVPSPDPAP; encoded by the coding sequence ATGCCGACCTCACAGGAGCGCTCCCGCGCCTTCACGCACGTGCTGATCAACTCGGCCGCCGCGTCGCTCGGGACCGCGTTCATCTGGTTCGGCATCACGTTCTGGGCATATCTCGAGACCAGATCCGTGCTGGCGACGTCCTTCCTCGGTGGCGCGTACATGCTCGGCATGGCCGTGCTGGGGGTCCCGTTCGGCGGGCTGATCGACCGCCTGCGCAAGCACACCGCGATGATGATCTCCGCCATCGCCACGACGGCGTTCTTCCTGCTCGGCGGACTGATCTTCCTCCTGGTCCCCGCCGACCACCTCTCCGACATGGGCCGACCCTGGTTCTGGATCTTCAGCATCCTGATCCTGCTCGGCGCGCTCGTCGCGATGATCCGGGCGCTCGCGCTGTCGACGTGCGTGACCATCCTCGTCGACTCCGAGAAGCGAGCCAATGCGAACGGCCTTGTCGGGGCCGTGCAGGGAATGACGATGCTGGTCGTCGGGATGCTGTCCGGCCTGGCGATCGGGCAGCTCGGGCTCGGCTGGACGCTGTTCATCTCGATCGTCGCGGTCGTCGGATCGCTGATCCACCTGCTGCTCATCCAGATCCCCGAGCCGACGATCGTGCACGCCGAGGGGACCCCGAAGGCGGTGGACTTCGGCGCCGCCTGGCGGGCGATCGTCGTCGTGCCGGGGCTCATCGGACTGATCATCTTCTCGACGTTCAACAACTTCCTCGGCGGCGTCTTCATGGGTCTGCTAGACCCGTACGGCCTCGAACTGCTGTCCGTCGAGGCCTGGGGCATCCTCTTCGGGTTGTGCAGCATCGGATTCATGGTCGGTGGCGCGATCATCGCCCGGACAGGCCTCGGCCGCCTGCCGCTCCGGACCCTGCTGCGGGCGTGCATGGCCATGTGGGTCGTGTCGGCGCTCTTCACCATCCGCGACCAGGTGTGGCTCCTCGCCGTCGGCGTCTTCCTCTACATGGTGCTCATGCCGTTCATCGAGGCCTCGGAGCAGACACTCCTGCAGCGCGTCGTCCCGCTCGAGAAGCAGGGTCGCGTCTTCGGCTTCGCGCAGGCGGTCGAGGTCTCCGCCGCCCCGCTGAGCGCGTTCATCATCGGCCCCGTCGCCGAGTTCTGGCTGATCCCCTACGCGCAGTCGCCCGAGGGCGTCGCGACGTGGTCGTGGCTGATCGGCACCGGCCGGGCCCGCGGCATCGCGCTGGTCTTCGTGCTGTTCAGCCTCGTCGGCCTCGTGCTGACCGCCGCGGTGTTCTTCACGCGCACCTACCGTCGCCTCAACGAGAGCTACCTCGCTGGCGACGTGAACGTCGACGTCGTCCCGAGCCCCGACCCCGCCCCCTGA
- a CDS encoding alpha/beta fold hydrolase, with protein MTHTTRRMQDLIVDEHHFSAPLVWRDEADARTIDVYASVVSREGGEELPFLLYLQGGPGHEAPRPLRNPTGPGWLDAALKEHRVVFLDQRGTGRSTPVGDRDLASPTDVVVEHLTHLRADSIIRDAEALRERLGVEKWSVLGQSFGGFCTLTYLSTAAASLDKVYFTGGLSAIGKTPDEVYGVTYDKMRWANANYYRRFPEHRAVVERLVGLADRGELVLPDGEVVSVSRIRSLGSLLGGDNGWQTLHALLELDPGTNAFAHDLAAALPFGGRNPLYYVLHESCYADGVATRWAADRAEPEDFRADPTLLTGEHVRREWADTVPAFRPWREVADQLAEVTWPKLYDADAIAASGAVGAAAVYFNDVYVPAELSLATASLMPGLRPWVTNQFEHSGLRAADVLPRLIDLAHGRLVR; from the coding sequence ATGACCCACACCACGCGCCGGATGCAGGACCTGATCGTCGACGAGCACCACTTCAGCGCCCCGCTGGTGTGGAGGGACGAGGCGGACGCGCGCACGATCGACGTGTACGCGTCGGTCGTCAGCCGCGAGGGTGGGGAGGAGCTGCCGTTCCTGCTGTACCTGCAGGGCGGCCCGGGTCACGAGGCCCCGCGCCCGCTGCGCAACCCCACCGGCCCGGGCTGGCTGGACGCCGCGCTGAAGGAGCACCGCGTGGTGTTCCTCGACCAGCGCGGCACGGGCCGCTCGACTCCGGTGGGGGACCGCGACCTGGCCAGCCCCACCGACGTCGTCGTCGAGCACCTCACACATCTGCGGGCCGACTCCATCATCCGCGACGCCGAGGCGCTGCGCGAGCGGCTGGGCGTGGAGAAGTGGTCGGTGCTCGGGCAGTCGTTCGGCGGGTTCTGCACGCTGACCTACCTCAGCACCGCGGCGGCCAGCCTGGACAAGGTGTACTTCACCGGCGGGCTGAGCGCCATCGGGAAGACGCCCGACGAGGTGTACGGCGTCACCTACGACAAGATGCGGTGGGCCAACGCCAACTACTACCGACGGTTCCCGGAGCACCGCGCGGTCGTCGAGCGGCTGGTCGGCCTGGCCGACCGCGGCGAGCTGGTGCTGCCCGACGGTGAGGTGGTCTCGGTGTCGAGGATCCGGTCGCTGGGCTCGCTGCTCGGCGGCGACAACGGCTGGCAGACTCTGCACGCCCTGCTCGAACTGGACCCCGGCACCAACGCCTTCGCCCACGACCTGGCGGCCGCGCTGCCGTTCGGCGGCCGGAACCCGCTCTACTACGTGCTGCACGAGTCCTGCTACGCGGACGGCGTCGCGACGCGCTGGGCGGCGGACCGGGCGGAGCCGGAGGACTTCCGCGCCGACCCGACCCTGCTGACCGGCGAGCACGTCCGTCGCGAGTGGGCCGACACGGTCCCGGCGTTCAGGCCGTGGCGCGAGGTGGCCGACCAGCTGGCGGAGGTGACGTGGCCGAAGTTGTACGACGCGGACGCGATCGCCGCGTCGGGCGCCGTCGGTGCGGCGGCGGTCTACTTCAACGACGTGTACGTGCCGGCGGAGCTGTCGCTGGCCACGGCGTCGCTGATGCCGGGCCTGCGCCCCTGGGTGACGAACCAGTTCGAGCACAGCGGCCTGCGCGCCGCCGACGTCCTCCCGCGCCTGATCGACCTCGCACACGGTCGCCTCGTCCGCTGA
- a CDS encoding acetylxylan esterase, with amino-acid sequence MPAIDLPLAQLETYRSAAVAPDDFDERWAATLAEARSVPMVPVVTPVTTGLKLVDVFDVTFPGFGGDPVRAWLVVPAGTATRLPVVVTYQGYGGGRGLPIEHLTSANAGYAQLFMDTRGQGSSWGSGGHTDDPHGAGPSVPGFLLRGIESFETYYYRRLIVDAVRAVDAAKELPQVDPERVVVAGISQGGGLAIAAAALADGVVAAMPDVPFLCDFARAVDVSTTTPYTEVARYLSVHRDRVATVFETLNYVDGVHFAARATAPALFSVALLDQTCPPSTVFGAYHAWAGEASIEVYPFNDHEGGQEHQVAVQLTWLQKRMETL; translated from the coding sequence ATGCCCGCGATCGACCTGCCGCTGGCCCAGCTGGAGACGTACCGGTCCGCAGCCGTCGCGCCCGACGACTTCGATGAGCGCTGGGCGGCCACGCTGGCCGAGGCGCGCTCGGTGCCGATGGTGCCGGTGGTGACGCCCGTCACCACCGGGCTCAAGCTCGTCGACGTGTTCGACGTCACGTTCCCCGGCTTCGGCGGCGATCCCGTCCGGGCGTGGCTCGTCGTGCCGGCGGGCACGGCCACGCGGCTGCCCGTCGTCGTCACCTACCAGGGCTATGGCGGCGGCCGCGGGCTGCCGATCGAGCACCTGACCTCGGCGAACGCCGGCTACGCACAGCTGTTCATGGACACGCGGGGGCAGGGGTCGTCGTGGGGGAGCGGCGGCCACACGGACGACCCGCACGGCGCCGGCCCGTCGGTGCCCGGATTCCTGCTGCGTGGCATCGAGAGCTTCGAGACGTACTACTACCGTCGCCTGATCGTCGACGCGGTGCGCGCCGTCGACGCGGCAAAGGAGCTGCCGCAGGTGGACCCGGAGCGGGTGGTCGTCGCGGGCATCAGCCAGGGCGGCGGGCTCGCGATCGCCGCGGCGGCGCTCGCCGACGGGGTCGTCGCGGCGATGCCCGACGTGCCGTTCCTGTGCGACTTCGCCCGCGCCGTCGACGTGTCGACGACGACGCCGTACACCGAGGTCGCCCGGTACCTGTCCGTGCACCGCGACCGCGTCGCGACGGTGTTCGAGACCCTGAACTACGTCGACGGGGTCCACTTCGCCGCCCGGGCGACCGCGCCGGCGCTGTTCTCCGTCGCGCTGCTCGACCAGACCTGTCCGCCGTCGACGGTGTTCGGCGCGTACCACGCGTGGGCCGGGGAGGCGTCGATCGAGGTCTACCCGTTCAACGACCACGAGGGTGGTCAGGAACACCAGGTGGCGGTCCAGCTCACCTGGCTTCAGAAGAGGATGGAGACGCTGTGA
- a CDS encoding ABC transporter ATP-binding protein, producing the protein MTDEPTGVSPTPDQGAPAPRLALDRVTFTYRGATAPALRDATFAVRGSLGIVGESGSGKSTTLNLLLGLLRPSSGRVLFDGEELRGAARIRALRRAVQPVFQDPYASLDPRMRVDRIVGEPLASLGIASGAAAKQKVRDALADVGLDADTLTRYPHEFSGGQRQRIAIARALVTDPAILIADEPVSALDVTTRIDVIALLDRLRRGRGLSVVMVSHDVSVVAALCDDTVVLKDGEVVEQGPTMQVLHSPAHPYTVQLISAIATLPTTA; encoded by the coding sequence ATGACCGACGAGCCCACCGGGGTCTCTCCGACGCCCGACCAGGGGGCACCCGCTCCCCGCCTTGCGCTGGACCGCGTCACGTTCACGTACCGCGGCGCCACTGCCCCGGCGCTGCGCGACGCGACGTTCGCCGTGCGCGGCAGCCTGGGGATCGTCGGCGAGTCGGGTTCCGGCAAGTCGACGACGCTCAACCTGCTGCTGGGGCTGCTGCGGCCCTCGTCGGGGCGCGTGCTGTTCGACGGCGAGGAACTCCGCGGCGCGGCGCGCATCCGGGCGCTGCGCCGCGCGGTACAGCCGGTCTTCCAGGACCCGTACGCGTCGCTGGACCCGCGCATGCGCGTGGACCGGATCGTCGGCGAGCCGCTCGCGTCGCTCGGGATCGCCTCGGGCGCCGCGGCGAAGCAGAAGGTCCGCGACGCGCTGGCCGACGTCGGCCTCGACGCGGACACCCTGACTCGCTACCCACATGAGTTCTCGGGCGGGCAGCGGCAGCGGATCGCAATCGCCCGGGCGCTGGTAACCGACCCGGCGATCCTCATCGCCGACGAGCCCGTCAGTGCTCTCGACGTGACCACCCGGATCGACGTCATCGCGCTGCTGGACCGGCTCCGCCGCGGCCGCGGCCTGTCGGTGGTGATGGTGTCGCACGACGTCAGCGTCGTAGCGGCGCTGTGCGACGACACCGTCGTGCTGAAGGACGGCGAGGTCGTCGAGCAGGGACCTACCATGCAGGTCCTCCACTCCCCGGCGCACCCCTACACCGTGCAGCTGATCTCCGCCATCGCCACCCTCCCGACCACTGCCTGA
- a CDS encoding AGE family epimerase/isomerase: MQIIERDTHRSWLDGHFLSLLEFGRRTPVDGGGAAWLDDEGSPVAAEGVQCWITCRTVHTYSLGALQGIPGARVIAQRALDGLTGPLYDDVNGGWFAQVGGTLPPGARDKAAYAHAFVVLAASSGVLAELDGAGDLLAEALRTVEERFWDEEAGLVVDTFNDDFTVLDPYRGINANMHTVEAFLAAADVTGERIWLDRAARIGAFAARAAKANGWRLPEHFDERWNPLLEFNADVPGDKFKPYGATVGHGIEWARLLLNLEAAGATGTDWAEAAVALFDRAVEDGWDAERGGFAYTTDWTGTPVVADRMHWVVAEAIGAAASLWKRTGDARYAQLYATWWDYADAYVLDHEHGSWHHQLDPENRPTDTVWPGKADLYHAAQCTLIPRLPLAPTMASAIARGTEL, from the coding sequence ATGCAGATCATCGAACGAGACACGCACCGGAGCTGGCTGGACGGGCACTTCCTCAGCCTGCTTGAGTTCGGCCGCCGTACCCCGGTCGACGGTGGGGGAGCGGCCTGGCTGGACGACGAAGGTAGCCCCGTGGCGGCGGAGGGTGTGCAGTGCTGGATCACCTGCCGGACCGTCCACACCTACAGCCTCGGCGCACTGCAGGGCATCCCCGGTGCGCGTGTCATCGCGCAGCGGGCGCTCGACGGGCTGACCGGGCCGCTGTATGACGACGTCAACGGAGGGTGGTTCGCCCAGGTCGGCGGTACGCTGCCGCCCGGCGCCCGCGACAAGGCCGCCTACGCGCACGCGTTCGTGGTGCTGGCGGCGAGCTCCGGCGTGCTCGCCGAGCTCGACGGGGCAGGCGATCTCCTGGCCGAGGCGCTGCGCACCGTCGAGGAGAGATTCTGGGACGAGGAGGCCGGGCTGGTCGTCGACACGTTCAACGACGACTTCACCGTGCTCGACCCCTACCGCGGCATCAACGCCAACATGCACACCGTCGAGGCGTTCCTCGCCGCCGCAGATGTGACGGGGGAACGGATCTGGCTCGACCGCGCCGCCCGCATCGGGGCCTTCGCCGCTCGGGCCGCAAAGGCCAACGGGTGGCGGCTGCCCGAGCACTTCGACGAGCGGTGGAACCCGCTGCTCGAGTTCAACGCCGACGTCCCGGGCGACAAGTTCAAGCCGTACGGCGCCACCGTCGGGCACGGCATCGAGTGGGCTCGGCTGCTGCTGAACCTGGAGGCCGCCGGGGCGACGGGGACCGACTGGGCCGAGGCCGCCGTCGCGCTCTTCGACCGCGCCGTCGAGGACGGGTGGGATGCCGAGCGCGGTGGCTTCGCCTACACGACCGACTGGACGGGGACCCCGGTCGTCGCGGACCGCATGCACTGGGTCGTCGCGGAGGCGATCGGTGCGGCCGCGTCGCTGTGGAAGCGCACGGGCGACGCCCGATACGCGCAGCTCTATGCCACCTGGTGGGACTACGCCGACGCCTACGTGCTCGACCATGAGCACGGCTCGTGGCACCACCAGCTCGACCCCGAGAACCGGCCGACCGACACCGTCTGGCCGGGCAAGGCCGACCTGTACCACGCTGCGCAGTGCACGCTCATCCCGCGCCTGCCGCTCGCGCCCACCATGGCCAGCGCCATCGCGCGCGGAACGGAGCTCTGA